The DNA region TGAAGTAAATGCGGTATGGCGGACTTTTTACTGGAACAGAATTTAGCTCAAAGCTAAGGAGATCGGCACCATGGAATCAAAGCCGGCACAGAACATTCAGGACACTTTTCTCAATACGGTTCGAAAAGATAAGAGCCCGATTACGATCTATCTGGTAAGCGGCGTCAAGCTGACCGGGAAGATACGCTCGTTCGATAAATACTCGGTGCTGTTGGAGAACAACAGCCAGGAACAATTGATCTTCAAGCACGCCATCTCCACGGTGGTGAGCGGCCGCGCCGGTGCCCATTTGGAGCTGCGCTCGGACAGCAGGCCCGAGTCCCGACCTGAACCGAGGACGGGCATCCCCCACCCATCGCCGGCTGCCAGCGCACCTTCGCCAGAGGCAACTGGAACCCAGGGTACTGTTAATCGTTGATCAAAACTGGAAGTAAAGACGTAATCGCAGCCAAGCCTGCGCGGCGTAGTCTCGTTGCCGCGCAGGAGGCTGCGATGGTTGCCGCGCGCAGCTCGCAGGGCGCAGGCCAGAACGCCGAACGCGCCATACTTGTGGCGGTGGAGTTCACCGGGGAGCGGCGTAAGCTGACCTCGGCGGCGCGGCTCGCTCGCAAGGCAGCTGCGGTCTCTGCGGACTCCGGACAACTCGGCTTCGATGAAGGCGAAGTGGCTAAGGTGGCTTCGGTGCGCGCTGTCGATTTGGACTTTGACGCTTCGCTGGCGGAGTTTGAAGAGCTTGCCCGCAGCGCTGGGGCTGAGGTAGCGGCGACGCTGATTCAGCGGCGTGCACGGCCCGATCCGGCGACGCTGGTAGGGCAGGGCAAGCTGGAAGAGATTGAAGGCGTTCTGGCCTCGACGGGCGCGGACCTGGTGCTGTTTGACCATGATCTGACGCCTTCGCAGTTGCGCAATCTTGAAGCAAAGCTGCCATGCCGGGTGATCGACCGGACACAGTTGATTCTGGACATTTTTGCGCGTCATGCGCGTACTCGTGAGGGCCAGTTGCAGGTGGAACTCGCGCAACTGGAGTATCAGCTTCCGCGGCTTGCGGGCAGGGGCAAGGCGATGTCGCAGCTTGGCGGCGGCATCGGCACAAGAGGGCCGGGCGAGACCCAGCTCGAGACCGATCGCCGCAAGATCAACCTGCGCATCGACCATGTGAAGGAACAACTGGAGGCGGTGCGACGGATTCGGCGGCAGCAGCGACAGCGCCGGGAGGCGGTTCCGGTGCCAGTTGTGGCGCTGGTGGGCTATACGAATGCCGGAAAGAGTACGCTGTTCAACGCGCTAACGGAAGCAGGGGTGCTGGAATCATCCCGCATGTTTGCAACGCTCGATCCGAAGCTGCGGCAGTTGCAGCTTCCCTCGCGGCGCAAAATTTTGCTGTCGGACACGGTGGGATTCATTCGCAACCTGCCGCACACGCTGGTGACGAGCTTTCGGGCAACGCTTGAAGAGGTCGAACGCGCGGAGATTCTGTTGCACGTCCGGGATGCCTCCAGTCCTATGATGGATGAGCAGAAAGCGCAGGTAGAAAAGGTTTTGAGCGAGTTGGACATCACGAAAAAGCCCGTGATTGAGGTTTTGAACAAGGCCGACCTGCTGACTGTGGCGGATCGGGAACAGCTGACGGAGGGAATTCTGGTCTCGGGATTAAAAAAGCAGGGTCTGGAGGAGTTACTGGCGGCGATCGACGATGCGTTGGTTGTCGATCCGCTGATTCGGGTGCGACTTCGCATACCGCAATCGGAAGGCTCCATATTGGCAGCGCTGGAGGCTGGGGCTGTGCTTGAAAAAAAGCGGTTTGAGGGCAATCTGGCCTATATTACGGCGCGTGGGCCTGCATCGTTGCTTAATCGCTTCAGCAGATTCACGGAGCGTATTTAACTAGCATAGGTCGCCTGAAGGGGAGCGGAGGTGGTGTCCCAGTCACGCGACCTATGTGACCCAGAATATAGGGTCCGGGTGGTATCTTTCAGTTTAACCCCTTCGGGGCAAAAGTCAAAGGCCGATTTTGAAAAGTCGCGCCATCGTGAGACGAAAGATTTTGCAGGTTGAGGAAATGGCAAGATTGGCTCCTGCTGGTTTGACACTGTTGTAAACGCTTTGCTAGAACTAGATGTATCGCATCGAGCAAGTCAACCGCACACTCAACACCAAGTTGAATAAGATCAGTGTGGAAAATCAGACTGCGACAGGACTTCTGAGCGGCTGCTGCCGACCCTAATTCATGGACGAGATACTCAACCAACTCGGTGGACTTGTGCTCGGCTCCGTGCCGACCATGATCTTTTTTATTTTGCTCGTCATCACCTATGGGCTTCTGGTGAGGCGTCCGCTGGACCGCATTCTCGCCGAGCGGCGCGCTCGTACGACCGGAGCGGTCGAACAGGCGCGAGGGGCCATTGCCGCCGCGGAGGCAGAGACCTCTGTCTACGAGGACAAACTGCGCCAGGCCAAGGCTGAGATCTTCCACGCCCGCGACCAGAAATTGAAGCAGTGGAACGCGG from Edaphobacter paludis includes:
- the hfq gene encoding RNA chaperone Hfq, translating into MESKPAQNIQDTFLNTVRKDKSPITIYLVSGVKLTGKIRSFDKYSVLLENNSQEQLIFKHAISTVVSGRAGAHLELRSDSRPESRPEPRTGIPHPSPAASAPSPEATGTQGTVNR
- the hflX gene encoding GTPase HflX encodes the protein MVAARSSQGAGQNAERAILVAVEFTGERRKLTSAARLARKAAAVSADSGQLGFDEGEVAKVASVRAVDLDFDASLAEFEELARSAGAEVAATLIQRRARPDPATLVGQGKLEEIEGVLASTGADLVLFDHDLTPSQLRNLEAKLPCRVIDRTQLILDIFARHARTREGQLQVELAQLEYQLPRLAGRGKAMSQLGGGIGTRGPGETQLETDRRKINLRIDHVKEQLEAVRRIRRQQRQRREAVPVPVVALVGYTNAGKSTLFNALTEAGVLESSRMFATLDPKLRQLQLPSRRKILLSDTVGFIRNLPHTLVTSFRATLEEVERAEILLHVRDASSPMMDEQKAQVEKVLSELDITKKPVIEVLNKADLLTVADREQLTEGILVSGLKKQGLEELLAAIDDALVVDPLIRVRLRIPQSEGSILAALEAGAVLEKKRFEGNLAYITARGPASLLNRFSRFTERI
- a CDS encoding ATP synthase F0 subunit B, producing MDEILNQLGGLVLGSVPTMIFFILLVITYGLLVRRPLDRILAERRARTTGAVEQARGAIAAAEAETSVYEDKLRQAKAEIFHARDQKLKQWNAERDSAIEEVRRATQQRILAAKQDIEQSATSARAQIEGMSAELSSRILSAVLPAGIRQPEEVAQ